In the Arachis hypogaea cultivar Tifrunner chromosome 20, arahy.Tifrunner.gnm2.J5K5, whole genome shotgun sequence genome, attaatatatattatatatattttttataatttggaTCAATAGTAACACCGATACTCCCGatgcacttgaaatgtttcccATCATATATATGCCACACATAGAAGGATTGAAAGTAGAAAAAGGATTAGTGTATGTATGTAAGAGAAGTTGAAATAGATAAAGAAATTAGCAATAATTAAGTATAGATAATTCACCTATTACATTGAGATGAGTTGAAAGCAGTTCCATTTTGACAGATTCCTCTCCATTTTTGTGGAACAGGCTCCATTCCTTCATCACTGAAGCTCTTTGATTCAAGCCACACCCCTGCATTATAATTGGTACTAATTTTCTAAGTACTTGATGATGAACATACTAGAAAAAAATTACTTACTTAGCCTACGTTTATTTCTGAAAATAAGACAtgacaagacactgagaacaggacaggacaagacactgatggatagagacacaaaattttgtgttcttatattttgtttggtgataaactagaacaaattatgaaaatctaatttattctcatttttttcattcaaaaaatttgaaataaaaaatataataataaaaaatataattataaaaaattaacaagaataatgaaagaaaaaatgaaaaataacttgTGTCCTTTAAGAAtggatacaaaatacactaattcactGTCTCTGGACACATTATCTCTGTCTATATCTCCTCTATTAAAtacaattttgtgtctctgtgtccTTGTCCCAGTCTCTGTAAAGAAACGCAGCCTTAATTACTACtattattagaaaaattatatatataattaccaCTATCAATCATTCCAACAATGAGATTTTGTCCATAGTTAGCTCTGCATAACAAATCTTGTCCATTTTTGATCTTTTGATGTGAAGATAATTCTTCATAATCAGCCCAATTAGGATTCAAAGGACCTTCTAATCCAACAAACTCCCATGATCTTGTTGTATGCAATGAATACATCATCCCCTTGCTCTTATGCACACGCACCACTCCCTCCATTTCTGACACCTTCTTGGCTTCTTCTCTGCTAAGCAATGCTGCAAACCCCTTCATACTGTGCCTGTAACTGTAAAGAAGCGAAGCTTTTGCTTCCTCCTCACTTTCTTTCACTGAAGACAAATAAGAACGATGAACATTCTctatttcttcatcatcatcatgatgCAGCTCTCTTTGTGTTTGTGTTTCATCTAGTCCTCCAAGCTCCACTATGTAAATCTGTTAACAACTTAATTAAGATATATAATTACACATCaataagaagaagcagaagaagaagaagaatatgaaAATTATACAAGACCTGGTTGGTCAATTTGGAGCATGAGGCCAAGGCAGAAAGAAGGAGGAGTAGACAAGTTGTGAAAATGATGTTCTTCATTAAGATCATTTTGTTGAGACAAGTGCCACCATATGATATATGGAATAatagtgtgtgtgtatatatatatatatatagtatgtaaTGGGTGCTATATATAGGTATATATTATCTTATTTGAAAAATTTCAAGTGTATCGAGAATATCGGTgtttcagttgttttaaccgttgatttcaattaatatatattatatatagggtaaaagtatattttttgtccctaaaatttgacaaaagtttcaaaaatatccctaagttttattttatttcaattttatcccaaaagttttcgatttgcatcaaatataccattggcggctaatttttcaacaacaatttcataagaacaaccctacaacacaagcaaatcaagcatcattttcatatattattgttagattggtcttaaattttttaaaaatttagccgtcgggggtatatttgatgcaaattgaaaacttttgggacaaaattgaaacaaaataaaacttaagggtatttttgaaacttttaccaaatttcagaaataaaaaatatactttacccttatatatattttttataatttagattaacAGTTAAAACAACTAGAACACGGTGTTCTCGATACGCTTAAAACTCTTCCTATCTTATTAAATGGAATAACATCTTTAGGTATCACATATTATAGGCCTATCTTCTCTTTTGGTAATGATTTTAACTTGAGAGATATGGTGGTATCTTTTCATGGATATTATACTATATTATTCTTCAACACTTTAaccaattaataaataataattttctatatatatggATTCACCTATTCTAGCAGGAATATGGCAAGATTCTCTTATATATAAAAGTACCATACGCAACTTATGTATATGTAGCTCAAAACAAATTATAGTATGATTAAGAACTAACTTAACgcctttattatttttcaatattttattgcaTATAGACTACTGTGTGAAAAAGTAATGTCTAATCTGACATGTATATTTGTTTGTTGTATGAAAGAGGTGAAAGTAATAATGTCACGGCAAATTATATGTTGGATGATGCAAACAAAGTTGGTCCTTATTGGTCGCTTTTCGGTGTCGTTATTCTCAAACACTATTAACCTCATCACGTGCTTACTAAGAAACTAAacacattttttttaagaaaattttagtaattatattcaCGCAATTCAATGTGGAAGTTGTCAACTTTTTTTtagataatactcaatttggtcttGTATTTACACACGAGTCTCAATttaatccctaaaattttaattgtctcTATTTAGTCTTCAAAATTTATAAACGTATCTCATATTAATTCCTAAAatcatttttagtataaaaacgttAATAGAGTGCTGTTATAGACTATCACATGTcacattaaaatttataaaatgatGCAGTCTATAATGCTTGAAAATATGTAGTCTAGAATCTAGTTAAAATATTCCGTTTCTTCGATTCTAATATGTAGAATAAGCTTTGGGATATAAAAATGGTTGGAGAAGTTCATGGCGGGGAAGagaaggaatttttttttttaagatttgtgGAGAATAGGAATGACAATGAGTAGGATAGAATATGATTTagacataattttaattttatctgcaGATATGCCAATTCTAATTGGCTAATTCTACATACAGAAATTCGCTGATATGCGACTCTATCtgcagatttaaaaaaaaatacaatattcaatcatttaatgagattttagaattgtaatttaatatttatatattactaaataaattcagtttttatataaataaaaatactaaatatataatTGAAGATTTTGGCTTAgtggttaaaatttattttttatataaataaaaacttCTTAGTTTAACACTCATCCTTAAGACcttaacatattttttatataaaaaaaatttaggggccagcatttttattaaaatttggccagcgTTTAACCAACAAAAAAAGTGAGTAATTCTACACCATTGAATAaaatctcacatcattaaaaacACTAATGatgactataaatcacaaaatttgctGGCCCCTAACACTCCTCTAGTCCTCTTTTTATATaacatagaatttaattttgatacactgtcAATGTAAAGTAATTTTACACGTGCATAACgctacatcaataaaaataattacattttaTATTAACCACATGAATAGTCATCTAAAAGAATGAATATGATTGCACAATAGATTGATCAGATAGAGTTGAGTCTCAACTCGCACTCTATCCAATTAAAACTATAAACTAATAGTAAAAGTatcagtaatattttttattatgttgaaTAAAGAAGTGGTATTTCATTTTTCAGTTTAGAAGCAACGCTAAGGTTATCCAATTAAGACTTTCTTAAACGAAAATAATTGTGTCTATCTTTTGTAACGGAACAATGGTAAACTCCTATTTAGATATACCATATACATACGCAAAATCAATTTCATAGATTACTAACTAAATAAATTGAAGTgtgaaaaaggaataaaatttatggGGTTTGATTAGTGGATGATAATGGTGAATTGGTGATTATCCACAGTCTCCAATTTGCATACTCATTTAGGCTCTGGCAGCAGTTGGCACTCGTGCATTCGTACTTCATTATTATTCTCATATtatcaatgttctgaaaatcgaaccggaccggccggtcgAACCGGTCCGACCGTAAACCAACAACTTAAACGGTTCGATTTACTAACAGAAACCGCTATTTTAAAATCCGGATACGAACCGCTGAACCGGCCAAGAACCGGTCGGTCATATCGGACCGGAACCCGGCCGGTTTATAAGAAACGACGCCGTTTCCTTCTTTCGTTGAATGAAAAGGTTGCACGCGTTTCTCCCCCAGCCCCATTCCTTTCTCTAACTCTTCCCTTCAGCAAATGCCCTAGCTTCACCAAAGAAAGAAACCCTAGCCTCCACCAATCTTGTCGCCGTCTGTCGGAGTGGGAAACTGCTGCTGCCGCCTCCGTTGCACTCAAGAACTTCCGTCTTCGTGCTATCGGCGTTCGCTACTTCGATCTCACCAACCCCTGTTCGCTCTCCATCCCCTGTTCGCTCTCACGAATCGCCTGGTCGCCGTCGTCCGCGCGCTCAACAGCTCTTCGTCGTCCGTCGAAGGTCAATACTCACTGCTAGTGGCTTgttctttgtgtttttttttattgtctGTTCAGAAATCAAACCCTCTTCGTGCTTGTTCATCGATGGTCAGTGATAGTCATTTCTAGTgtttttgttttcattgcttGATGATTATTGATTAAGTGATGCGTTgctgttttctttttttactttgtgcttgAGATTGAATGCTCTGTCAGTGCTTAGTGCTTGTTCTTAGttgattggctttgctcactACTCTGGCTTGTTCTGGCCTGCTCTTGATTGATTAACTCTGTTACTGACTTATTGATTGATGATAAATTGCTACTGATAAGCTGTTACTGTTTTGTTAGGGATAAATTGTTACTGTTACTTATAAATTGTTAGGGATTAGCTGTTACTGTTTTGTTATGTTTGTTGCTTAATGGTAaaatagaaatcaaatcaaatgttgtttgttgctgaatgataatttttgttgctgaatgctgTTGGTAGTATTAATTCTGTGCTGCTATTAATTCTTTGGCggtgctgctgctgtttttaattttgtgaatgaTTTATTAATTTCAATGAAAAATTTGCCACAGATGTTGAGGGACTCTTAAGCTTATATGAAGCTTCACATCTTAGGATTCATGGAGAAGACATATTAGATGAAGCTCTTTGATTCACCTTAAATCCATTGATCTTTGTTGCCTATGTTAGTTAGTGTTTGTTGATGGCCTGGAGTTTTGAGCTGTTTGTTAGATGAGTTTAGTTGTGATAAATTTTGATAACTGTTATATTTTGAGAAGGTTTGGTTCAGTAATTAGGTTGAGCTTGAGTTTAGATTgtgataaattttgataattgttATGTTTTGAGAAGGTTTGGTTCGGTGATTAGGTTGAGCTTAATTGTAGAAGAGGTCTTGCTACTCAGTTGTAAGATTGTACAGTATTAACTTATTAAATGAACAAAATTGCATTTTGTTTGAACAAAATTGCATTTTGTTTGAATAGTGTTGACCTATTGAATAGTATTCAATGATTGGAATTGCATTTTGTTATAGATGGTGGTGATTTTCTTATGGAATGACTAAGTTTGTATTACACTACAAGTATGTGTTAGgcgtttatttataatttatttattattttattattaaatggttTTTCCGGTTAGACCacggttgaaccggttgaaccgatgaatcagtgaaccagtaactaaaacggttcgatgaccggttcggttttcaaaACCTTGTTGATTATTATTCCCTATTGAgtatttattgttgattttttggAAATGTTATTGATTATTTGTTGaacctattttattttgttgttctgCTGCTTCTGTTAAACTTTTATATGATTCTTTGTTtccaattttgatttttaatgCATATATCCTCGAACTCCAGCTCTATCTCCTGGTTTATCTGCAGCTCTGGCCGGCTCTCATGGTATCTCAGATAGTCATGAATGTCACAACCGGCTGGATTTGTTTGAATTTCTGCTTCTGTTTGAATAATTTATGTTCTATGTTCAGTGTATTTTGAAATTGCtaattgttgttgattgttgtattTGTTTATGCAGTTTGTTATATTTGGGGGTTTTagcttatgaatgtgtattatttCTAATTGTTAGGGTTCTAGGTTTTGATTGTTAAAGAAGGTGTGTTTTTTAGTGTTAAGGTTCTAGGTTCTAATTGTTGTATTTGGGGGTTTTAGCTTATGAATGTGTATATTTATTTGATTAGAGAAATTGCTTTGATAAGATTGGAATATATGGACCACGTAACATTATATTCTTTGATAAGATTTCTTGGATGTTGTACATGTATATGTGTCGTGTGTGCATGTTTTCTAAGTTATTGGGTCCTGTTTACTGTGCAGTGCTCTGATTTCTTTTGGTCATCTAAGATATCTTCATTTGTTAATTGTTATGTTAATAGATCACGCTTTAAGATACTGAAAGATGGAATGATCAACTATCATGTATTTCCAAATTTGACTTGTGATTTAGTCTATTGGTTCACGTTAGATAGCTAATTAGCAATGTACTGATCACTTATTAACAGTGGttttaaaaattatggtttgaaaattgaatttctaaaaactggttttaaaagtggattttttgttaaaatatctggtttgaaaattggatttttaaaaactagttttaaaatTGGATATGAATCTAGCCAATTAATTTAGCtttgcttttttctttctttcttttttgtttagtcataaaaaaaaaaagtaggaccaaatataggatttttttttcttaatttagatTAGAGAAAGATAAGATGTGATATGTGTTGAATTGAAGATTGGTTTGTGATAACACATCTCTGGGCAAATATAAACATGTGATGTGCCTCCTAGTTCCCTTTTGGTGTCTGCAATTCCTTTTCCTTCTCATCTTTTTTGGTTCCCGATAAATTGTATTGATTTTTGAggaatcaaaatcaaatcatggAAAAATTATTCTGCTTTCTTGGCCTCGTTCGTGTTTGATTAATTTTCTGTCAAGATTCAGTTTCTTCACATTTAGGGTTTTGAGGAAATGGCTGCGGCTTGCAAGCGATTGGCTCAATTGTCGGGCTTTAGGTCCTCAATTTTCAACTCAAGTCTCAGATTATTTTCCGCAAAGGGAGGGATTGGTGATACAACCGCAATTGTAATTTAAATTTACCTTCTtaccatttttattttctgttttcatggTTTTTTGTTGTGTTTATTAACTAATGTGCAATTTTAAGCTCGATAATGAGTGTTAATGAGTGGTTTGTCTTACCATTTTTAGTCTTGCTTATGGCTTTTGCTTTTTAGACTAGGGGACTTGAGGAGCAAGGACTGCCCAAAAAGCAGGCTGAGGCAATAACCGTCGAAGTTtgggaaaattttcaagaatcatTCCGGAAGAGGGTGAGGTCTTTTGATGTTTGTATTCTTCGTTTGTGAACTTTACCATTTTCTTGGAATCTAAAATAGTAGTTTCGTGTactaacataaattttttttcctcctttttctttttgtcccTTGAAAGATTGAAATGCTTGAAGAGTCCAATCAGTTGAAACTCAAAGCTGAAGTGAGGTCACAGGTATTTGGAATTTGTGTTTGCAATCATTCTCactgtttatttatttaaataacgaCTGTAATACTCATGGGGCATGTCTCATATTCTCATTTAATCATGAGATGAGAAATTTGATTATATTGATATAGATTTGATTATATTGATATAGATTTAAGATGGAAAATTTATAATGTAGATGAAACTGCAAAGTGAGATTGAGAAACTGAAGATTGATATGGTGATTAATCACAATAAATTGAGGTCCGTTTTAACTTAACTGATTGACCGACccactagtttttttttttaactttatccTCTTTAAAGTGCAACTTTGTGGATGTGGATTGTGATGCAGGTCTGCAATAGATGAAGCTGAGAGGACTTTCCGAACACAGGTGTCATCCATAAAATATGAAGCTGGAGGATATTacctaaaatttattttgaaagtgTCTCTCTTTGCTCTTCTTGGCCAAGCAGGTTTTTACTTATTGTCATTCTTGGTTAATGTCAAGAAGAGTAAAGAAAGACAATAAATAGTCATCCATAAATAGTCAAGGAAAGAATTAAAAAACttttagcaaaaagaaaaagaaagaattagaAAGCAttacagcaaaaaaaaaaggttaattaaGATCATTGTATGAGTTCGTTTGGAAAACTTTATTAATATTAGCAACCAACCTGTGAGActgaatttttaatatatttgatgttatttacttaatttttaattaatttatgtttCACTGCATTTTGGAAGATATTTGTCCTGCCAGTTAATGTAGTTTGTAATTGAAACCTATACACATCTTCCAATAACAACTAATTTGGCATCATCTTTGGAAAATCATTTCCTTTTCGTTTCAGTTCTCTCTACTTACCTTTATTTCACAGTTCTTATAGCACACGTATTTTCGAAGCATACTACGTAAAATTTTGCATATAATACAAACTAATTGATATACACATTCCTTTAGTTTTAATTACTATAGCTTATAGTTATCATATATGGTTAGATTTTTTGATCCCTTATAATGTTATAATCATTTCGCATtccatattataaaaaaaaaaaatctacattATAGATCATACTAAAGTACTCTTATCACATCTTAACACATCTGTTTCTTCaagaaggatatatatatatatatatatatatatatatagacaattAAATTTTGTTGTTTCGGATAGAGATTGAGATGAAAAAACCATTTCAACTTACATTGTCCAAACTCCAAACAATGACACTTTTTTATGTACTTAATCACTACTTATAGCATAAGTTACCaagtttaatttttaagttttatcagaacttaaaaaaaaatatgaacttgaaatattgaataataataataataaataatgtatGTTAGCCGCCTATTATCTCCCataaaattgttaaaaatataataatttatgtgtcgttttttatcagtttaatttttaaaaaatttgtgacAAAAATCAACCCTGGAAGAATATAGAAAAGTTTTAGATTCACCAATTTCACATGATTAACATCATCAAATTTATcctagaaaaggaagaagaagaaaattatatataataattctaaaGGTATATATGTACTATGTAGCCAAGAAAATTGGGATAGATGAGAGGATTTATGCTGGATTTGacctaaatattaaataatagccAAGGCTTATCATCAAAGATAATGAATTGGCAAGTAAAAAATTTCAGGAGATGATTCATTCCTGCATTATCATCATggaattttattatcttttgagtTGTATATAACTATTATAATGTAGTTCCAAGTTAGAAGTGATGCTCACCATGATGAAGCAGAAAgttataatcattaattaaagggtaaagtatattttttgtccttaaagtttgacaaaagttttaaaaatatccctaagttttattttatttcaattttatcccagaagttttcgatttgcatcaaatataccctgacgactaatttttcaaaaaatttaagatcgattcaacaacaatttcataagaacaacccctcaacacaagcaaatcaagcataattttcatgcattattcttatattggtcttaaattttttgaaaatttagcctctgagggtatatttgatgcaaatcgaaaacttctgggacaaaattgaaacaaaataaaacttaggggtatttttaaaacttttatcaaactttggggacaaaaaatatactttacccttaattAAAAACAAACACACATCATTAGTATTGGTCCACCAATATTTATTTACACCACACTTCTAAAGATTCATTATGAAATTAAAGCTCCAATTAAAGTTATTCTTTGATTATTATCCTAAAAATAATTGTGTTCAtgcttaatttttatttatttgaattgttgactgaaattaaaattaaaagtttattttcCAGTTAGGTAGATAACTTAATTATTCAAGACTAATAATGGTTTTAATTGTTGTACAAATGAATGTGTGATATATGTTGattgctctttttttttaccTCTTGTTGACTGTGGTAGAGTTGCTTGTTAAATAACAACATCAACAAGAATAAGAAGATGACAGTGGTGGCAATAATGATGACGGCGACTACATTAAAAAAAGAACGAAAAAAAAGATGATTCAATTTTACAAACACTATCTtgtaaattaaaaacttttgaaaCAATATGTataattaacataaaattttaaatagaataCGCAAACAATCCAGTACAATGCAGCGAAAAAAtcaaaagagaaggaagaaggtGTCAAGAATGAGCAGTTTATTAGAGGAGAGAAAATGAACGTAATAAAATAGAGAGAGTgacactttttaatttagatatggaAGCGGAAATGGGGTAGGACACAGTTATGTAGTGTATGAATGCTTTACGCAGCTGTGGTGTCAGGATCGAAGAAATTGGACGGTCCAAGTTCAAGATAAATAATCGGTACGATTtaaggtacacaaatcggaccgttcgATTTGCGTCCTCCCAGCCATGTGTTGCGCATGCATAGAGCCCTGGCATCGGTGATATCCTTATACCAACATACCCCTCTCCTCATGTGtccttttcttcaaccttcctccagccaccattttctttcttcttcaccaccTTCTTCAAACtttcaacaaaaattaattacaatgttaaggaagcaaaaacagaaagatgttaatcattttgaacttcataTTATCAATTATCTTTGCCATTATGATTAtgtaaatttgtttttaaatttttttatataactgaaatattataaataatgttAAAAATTAAGATTGTTAATGATAGTTAGGGTAATAGttagaaatatatatttaaatttagttaGTGAATATTTTAATCAACGATAATGTTTAGATTAGACTAATGTAATAGATTagtaaaaaatatatgtttagaAATTGTTTGtaataattttggaatttataattaattattattagaggcatattattattattagtattattgtaTAATTTTTGTAAAGTAGATTTtatagaatattatatttttatttcggtaataattatttatttgttgttagatattaaattaacataaatatatattataataatattattgtagtTAAAGTTTTAACATTGTTAATTAAATTAGATTTGTGATACGGTTTAGGGTtagttagttattattaatagtaAGTTAGTATTTATTATTTGTGGAATAGGAATAATTATTATCCGATTTatttatgaataaataaataaatagttatttaaaaaataatttaataaaagttTAGGAAACAATTGactagccaatgagtaatagctcaaatggcatagtctctccatactcaattaagaggttgcgggttcgagtcttctatctttggtaaaaaaaaaaaaaaagaaacaattgactaaaatatttaatatgaataataatatcataatttttgaaaattaaaaactattcgaaataatttttagtattattaataaaatttagaagttaaattattgttattattctggAGTTTAGTAAATTGGATTTAgtaaaatcaattattttttggaatttttaataattaatgat is a window encoding:
- the LOC112783515 gene encoding uncharacterized protein — protein: MAAACKRLAQLSGFRSSIFNSSLRLFSAKGGIGDTTAITRGLEEQGLPKKQAEAITVEVWENFQESFRKRIEMLEESNQLKLKAEVRSQMKLQSEIEKLKIDMVINHNKLRSAIDEAERTFRTQVSSIKYEAGGYYLKFILKVSLFALLGQAGFYLLSFLVNVKKSKERQ